In a genomic window of Virgibacillus sp. SK37:
- a CDS encoding asparaginase — MERNNVVNVKRGTSIESSHQVHLAVVDSNGDLLHYVGEPNGKVYARSSMKPIQAIPIVETGAADYYQFSDADLSLCTASHNGEAMHTERVLSILKRIGIEDTTLQCGTHIPRWQDTYKNLILNNKEVTPLYNNCSGKHTGMLATAKFMGESLEDYYAKDHPVQQRIVQAVSEVCDYPQEEIEIGIDGCGVPVHGLPLERLAYGFARMATPEILGEKRSSAVSRITNAMMEAPEMVGGTNRFCSDFMKAGQGRFFGKAGAEGVYCIGDTKTGLGIAAKVADGNGRAVYPAVMEAITQLGLLTNDQIEQLKEYHHPKLRNARDEIIGELVPVFQLQSALAY, encoded by the coding sequence ATGGAAAGAAATAATGTTGTTAATGTAAAGAGGGGAACATCCATTGAAAGTAGTCATCAAGTACACTTAGCAGTCGTTGATTCCAATGGTGATCTGCTTCACTATGTGGGGGAACCTAATGGTAAAGTGTATGCACGCTCTTCAATGAAACCAATTCAAGCAATACCGATTGTAGAAACAGGTGCGGCAGACTATTACCAGTTTAGTGATGCGGATCTATCACTTTGTACAGCTTCCCATAATGGGGAGGCTATGCATACGGAACGGGTCCTGAGTATACTAAAACGCATAGGAATTGAAGATACAACATTGCAGTGTGGTACCCATATACCTCGGTGGCAGGATACATACAAAAATTTGATTCTTAACAATAAAGAAGTAACGCCACTATATAATAACTGCTCAGGTAAACACACTGGTATGCTGGCAACGGCAAAATTTATGGGGGAATCTCTGGAAGATTATTATGCTAAAGATCATCCTGTACAACAACGTATTGTTCAAGCAGTTAGTGAAGTGTGCGATTATCCGCAAGAGGAGATAGAAATAGGTATTGATGGATGTGGAGTTCCGGTCCATGGCCTACCGCTTGAGCGCCTCGCTTATGGGTTCGCCCGAATGGCTACCCCTGAAATCCTGGGAGAAAAAAGAAGTTCGGCGGTTAGTCGTATAACTAATGCAATGATGGAAGCACCTGAGATGGTTGGTGGAACCAATCGTTTCTGTTCAGATTTCATGAAAGCAGGACAAGGCAGGTTCTTTGGAAAAGCGGGGGCTGAGGGCGTTTATTGCATTGGTGACACTAAGACAGGGTTAGGAATTGCTGCCAAAGTTGCCGATGGAAATGGAAGAGCTGTGTATCCAGCAGTAATGGAAGCGATTACGCAGTTAGGACTACTAACTAATGATCAAATAGAACAACTGAAGGAATATCACCATCCGAAATTGCGGAATGCAAGAGATGAAATTATTGGTGAATTAGTTCCGGTATTTCAATTGCAAAGCGCACTAGCTTATTAA
- a CDS encoding glutathione ABC transporter substrate-binding protein, which yields MKRNLYRLVALFLIVGFVLIGCSNKTSNDGSESKDAVAQETVKKEGKDITIAVAANFVSLDPHDTNDTLSGSAEKTMMEGLVGFDKDMNVVPVLAKDYSVNDDATEFVFELQEGVKFHDGAPFNAEAVKVNLDRLTDPDSTLIRSSLFELIKETEVVDEYTVKVTLSEPFGAMINTFAHPAGMLISPKALEEYGDDVSQHPVGTGPYVFKEWQPGDHLTMTKNEDYWRATGNEADSITFKPTPENGTRVAMLQTGEADFIYPVPTEQAEEIDGKDGIVVENEASIVVRYLAMNNLKKPFDDKRVRQAVNYAINKEAFTQVVMNGFASPMDSIIAPNTQFYSKQTPYEFDLEKAKELLTEAGYENGFKATIWGANSSTTMKAMEFIQQQLAQINVELEVVPMETGTLSDSIWSVEDPKDAEIEMYYGGWSPSTGDADWGIRPLVGGENAYPPKSYNTAYYNNKEVNKLIADGLATGDPAAREKAYADAQEKIWEDAPWAFLVVDDTIFGKKNYLEGIYLLPDGSLSLENMKIVE from the coding sequence ATGAAAAGAAATTTATATAGATTAGTTGCGTTATTTTTAATTGTAGGTTTTGTATTAATTGGCTGTTCTAATAAAACATCTAATGATGGTAGTGAAAGTAAAGATGCTGTAGCACAGGAAACAGTTAAAAAAGAAGGAAAAGATATAACCATTGCTGTTGCAGCTAACTTTGTAAGTTTAGACCCCCATGATACGAATGATACACTTTCTGGGTCTGCTGAAAAAACAATGATGGAAGGTCTTGTAGGTTTCGATAAGGATATGAATGTTGTTCCTGTCCTTGCAAAGGATTATTCCGTTAATGATGACGCTACCGAATTTGTATTCGAATTACAAGAAGGTGTGAAGTTCCATGATGGTGCACCTTTTAACGCAGAAGCTGTAAAGGTAAACTTGGACCGTCTTACAGATCCAGACAGTACCTTGATACGTTCTAGTCTGTTTGAATTAATTAAGGAAACAGAAGTGGTTGATGAATATACGGTGAAAGTAACGCTTTCTGAGCCGTTTGGTGCAATGATTAATACGTTTGCCCATCCAGCTGGAATGTTAATTAGTCCTAAAGCATTGGAAGAGTATGGTGATGATGTATCTCAGCATCCGGTTGGTACAGGTCCATATGTATTTAAAGAATGGCAACCAGGGGACCATTTAACAATGACAAAAAATGAAGATTATTGGAGAGCTACGGGTAACGAGGCAGATTCAATAACATTCAAACCGACTCCTGAGAATGGTACAAGGGTTGCGATGCTGCAAACAGGTGAAGCTGATTTTATTTACCCTGTACCTACAGAACAAGCAGAAGAGATAGACGGGAAAGATGGAATTGTTGTAGAAAATGAAGCATCTATCGTTGTTCGTTATTTAGCAATGAATAATTTAAAGAAGCCATTTGATGATAAGCGTGTTCGCCAAGCAGTCAATTATGCAATTAATAAGGAAGCCTTTACGCAAGTTGTTATGAATGGATTCGCAAGTCCAATGGATTCGATTATCGCGCCAAATACCCAATTCTATTCAAAACAGACTCCTTATGAATTTGATCTGGAAAAAGCGAAAGAATTACTTACAGAAGCAGGATATGAAAATGGATTCAAGGCAACCATTTGGGGTGCAAATAGTTCAACTACGATGAAAGCAATGGAGTTTATACAGCAACAACTTGCACAAATAAATGTAGAGCTTGAAGTAGTGCCGATGGAGACTGGTACGCTTTCAGATAGCATTTGGTCTGTGGAAGATCCGAAAGACGCTGAAATCGAGATGTATTACGGTGGTTGGTCACCATCTACAGGGGATGCTGACTGGGGAATTCGTCCACTTGTAGGTGGAGAGAACGCATATCCGCCAAAGTCTTATAACACAGCTTATTATAATAATAAAGAAGTTAATAAATTAATTGCTGATGGATTAGCAACCGGTGATCCAGCTGCAAGAGAAAAAGCATATGCGGATGCGCAAGAGAAAATTTGGGAAGATGCGCCATGGGCCTTCCTGGTTGTTGATGATACAATTTTTGGAAAGAAGAACTATTTAGAAGGGATCTATTTATTGCCTGATGGATCATTAAGTTTAGAAAATATGAAGATTGTAGAATAG